One Phoenix dactylifera cultivar Barhee BC4 chromosome 8, palm_55x_up_171113_PBpolish2nd_filt_p, whole genome shotgun sequence genomic window carries:
- the LOC103718282 gene encoding uncharacterized protein LOC103718282, translating to MAASLFRRASSHLALLPRPFLPSVSLENPFAQAPPAAAPSLPHFSFGASMELMAVPKKKVSRYKKGLRNGPKALKPVPVIVRCKSCGRVKLPHFYCCSGERGSSGPSS from the exons ATGGCGGCGTCTTTGTTCCGGCGAGCTTCCTCCCACCTGGCGCTTCTTCCTCGTCCTTTCCTTCCCTCCGTCTCTCTCGAGAATCCCTTCGCCCAGGCCCCTCCTGCAGCGGCTCCCTCCCTTCCCCACTTCTCCTTCGGCGCCTCCATGGAGCTCATGGCCGTCCCCAAGAAAAAG GTTTCCCGCTATAAGAAGGGATTAAGGAATGGACCAAAGGCTCTGAAACCTGTTCCGGTTATTGTCCGATGCAA GAGTTGCGGTCGAGTTAAGCTGCCTCACTTCTACTGCTGCAGtggggagagagggagcagTGGTCCCTCCAGTTGA
- the LOC103718306 gene encoding transmembrane emp24 domain-containing protein p24delta7-like, producing the protein MGLGIRGGGGSAGLRLALALAVASLFAFPTGSLRFDFQSGKPKCISEDIKLHAMAVGKYNIVNPDDSSPLPDSHRVTVRISSPHGNSIHSADKVEAGNFAFTAMEAGDYLACFWTPDHKPPTTVTLEFDLRTGVAAKDWTSIARKGHLDRVELELLQLRDTVQSIHDDMFYLRLSEEAMQGMNRTTNSRMAWLSFLSLAVCLSVAGLQLWHLKTFFERKKLL; encoded by the exons ATGGGGCTAGGAattagaggaggaggaggatcggCGGGTCTCCGCTTGGCGCTGGCCCTGGCGGTGGCCTCTCTTTTCGCCTTTCCCACCGGATCCCTCCGCTTCGACTTCCAATCGGGCAAACCCAAGTGCATCTCCGAGGACATCAAGCTCCACGCCATGGCCGTCGGCAAGTACAACATCGTCAACCCCGACGACTCCAGCCCCCTTCCCGACTCCCACCGCGTCACCGTCCGG ATTTCGTCGCCCCATGGGAATAGCATCCACTCCGCGGATAAAGTGGAGGCTGGGAATTTTGCTTTCACTGCGATGGAGGCTGGGGATTACTTGGCGTGTTTTTGGACGCCCGACCACAAGCCGCCGACCACGGTGACGCTCGAGTTCGACTTGAGGACGGGCGTTGCCGCCAAAGACTGGACAAGTATTGCTAGGAAGGGGCACCTTGAT cGCGTAGAGCTGGAGTTGTTGCAACTGAGGGATACTGTTCAGTCAATCCATGATGATATGTTCTATCTTCGTTTAAG TGAGGAAGCAATGCAGGGAATGAACAGAACGACAAATTCTAGGATGGCATGGCTAAGTTTTCTTTCACTTGCTGTATGTTTATCAGTGGCGGGCTTGCAGTTATGGCATCTAAAGACCTTCTTTGAGAGAAAGAAGCTGCTttaa